The following coding sequences lie in one Arachis ipaensis cultivar K30076 chromosome B05, Araip1.1, whole genome shotgun sequence genomic window:
- the LOC110271785 gene encoding uncharacterized protein LOC110271785 encodes MRQELEFDLNDKSSADLSPNTVLLSPQYSLNVKKIYKKGKAIGKDEFLKLKEDFAQIKFAQFHNSSYNKLPCRSHGLEGNVGGRGGSILKKMDTMEGRKKIEISCRSSDASFSGSIVDSLCSSDDEPSEISQNSNVASPSVSASWASMECNSPEIFIDFINPDVWARNSSAVEGVDSMYSKVRSDNKVACSTINGDSPLPKDTFEALHKYHSAMVEVADFPYPLQSDCSSRGNPKPPFSPVGKRLNSFAKSKSPQSPASHMLEDTKVKLPGTTTLTRNRTYQKSLLNDFSNAAKHADIVSEFIRRDIKYSGLACSPVHLHGNLRLKIKQGLPTFEFKVKCPEDVFVAKPWRAGNTSNWVYTFHSINSRKKSDASGLKSHDCDKYPSIVAQMLVSCNLCSKLEGGVLDNSMVTEFVLYDLMHSRRSVSCKKKSNTEQDASKMLKACRVGAKGETLMVDEKSLASKNKLPTSNVDFDESNSCPLSSAELHPNLEIASIRLQIPLDKRKSLKYKRKDMREANSFSKLSDVSSVVEHCRKSFHNRKMQEQVKVVLPTGIHGLPSGENLGPSSLLDRWKHGGGCDCGGWDMACPLILLGNPSIQFAEDQPLIKDYQPLQLFLQGAKENTPTFSMSRVEEGEYTVDFHARLSPLQAFSVCVAILHGTSTCSLARREKNQPLSQCNSLEMLMREEAELFMQSKEKNKTMSKTHKGIPLPYVTMPPFSPVARV; translated from the exons CGGATCTGAGCCCCAATACTGTTCTTCTATCTCCTCAATATTCTTTGAATGTgaagaaaatatataaaaaaggaAAAGCTATTGGGAAAGATGAGTTTTTGAAACTAAAAGAGGACTTTGCCCAGATCAAATTTGCTCAATTCCACAATTCTTCGTACAACAAACTTCCCTGTAGATCTCATGGATTGGAAGGTAATGTAGGAGGGAGAGGAGGCTCCATTCTAAAGAAAATGGACACCATGGAGGGAAGGAAAAAGATAGAAATTTCATGTCGGAGTAGTGATGCCTCTTTTTCAGGTAGCATTGTTGATTCTTTATGTAGCTCAGATGATGAACCTTCTGAAATATCTCAGAATTCGAATGTGGCTTCACCATCTGTTTCGGCATCCTGGGCTTCTATGGAGTGCAACTCTCCAGAAATATTTATTGACTTCATAAATCCAGATGTTTGGGCTAGAAACTCTAGTGCAGTTGAAGGGGTAGATTCTATGTATTCAAAGGTAAGAAGTGATAATAAGGTTGCTTGTTCTACAATTAATGGTGATTCTCCTCTTCCGAAAGACACATTTGAGGCATTGCACAAATACCATAGTGCTATGGTTGAAGTTGCTGACTTTCCATATCCACTACAAAGTGATTGCTCATCTAGAGGTAACCCAAAACCGCCATTCAGCCCTGTCGGTAAAAGGCTGAATTCATTTGCGAAGTCAAAATCTCCGCAAAGTCCAGCCAGCCATATGCTAGAAGATACTAAGGTGAAATTGCCTGGGACTACTACTTTAACAAGAAACAGGACTTACCAGAAATCTCTGCTGAATGACTTCTCCAACGCCGCAAAACATGCTGACATTGTTTCTGAGTTTATAAGAAGAGATATTAAGTATTCAGGCCTAGCATGTTCACCGGTTCATCTGCACGGTAATCTGAGGTTGAAAATTAAGCAAGGGCTGCCAACTTTTGAGTTTAAGGTGAAATGCCCTGAAGATGTCTTTGTAGCAAAGCCTTGGAGAGCAGGTAATACTTCCAACTGGGTATATACCTTCCATTCCATCAATAGTAGAAAGAAAAGCGATGCCTCAGGTTTGAAGTCCCATGATTGTGACAAATATCCATCAATAGTAGCACAGATGTTAGTTTCATGTAATTTATGTTCAAAATTAGAAGGTGGAGTATTGGACAATTCGATGGTGACAGAATTTGTGTTGTATGATCTAATGCACTCAAGAAGAAGTGTTTCATGTAAAAAGAAGTCTAACACTGAGCAAGATGCTTCTAAAATGCTAAAAGCTTGCCGGGTAGGAGCAAAGGGAGAAACTCTCATGGTAGATGAGAAGAGTCTGGCTAGTAAAAACAAGCTTCCAACAAGCAATGttgattttgatgaatcaaattcATGTCCATTGTCATCCGCAGAATTGCATCCGAACCTTGAAATTGCTTCTATTCGTTTGCAAATTCCATTGGATAAGAGAAAAAGCTTGAAATACAAAAGAAAGGATATGAGAGAGGCTAACTCGTTTTCCAAACTAAGTGATGTCTCTTCAGTTGTAGAGCACTGTAGAAAAAGCTTCCACAACAGGAAAATGCAGGAACAAGTGAAGGTGGTACTACCAACTGGCATTCATGGTTTGCCGAGTGGCGAAAACCTTGGTCCCTCATCATTACTTGATCGATGGAAACATGGTGGAGGTTGCGACTGTGGTGGCTGGGACATGGCCTGTCCCCTTATTCTTTTAGGCAATCCTAGTATTCAGTTTGCTGAAGACCAGCCCCTCATAAAGGATTATCAACCACTGCAACTTTTTCTTCAG GGAGCCAAGGAAAATACTCCTACCTTTAGCATGAGCAGAGTTGAAGAGGGTGAATATACAGTTGATTTCCATGCTCGGTTATCCCCGTTACAAGCCTTCTCCGTTTGTGTCGCCATTTTGCATGGCACTTCCACTTGTAGCCTTGCACGGAGGGAGAAAAACCAGCCATTATCTCAATGTAATTCACTGGAAATGCTAATGAGGGAGGAAGCAGAGCTTTTTATGCAATCAAAGGAGAAGAACAAGACCATGTCCAAGACTCACAAAGGGATTCCTCTACCTTATGTAACGATGCCACCCTTTTCTCCTGTTGCACGAGTATAA